The proteins below are encoded in one region of Paenibacillus albus:
- the hmpA gene encoding NO-inducible flavohemoprotein, whose product MLNDKTIQIIKSTVPVLETYGTAITKRFYELLFTRYPELLNLFNHANQRQGKQQTALANAVYAAALHIDKLEMILPAVKQIAHKHRSLGVKPEQYPIVGEMLLTAIKDVLGDAATDEILGAWAEAYGVIANVFIEVEASMYEAAEQQQGGWADYRAFRVERKVVESDVITSFYLVPQDGGAMATFEPGQYVSVKLDIPGEANTHIRQYSLSDAPGKPYYRITVKREEALQDKPAGKVSVHLHEQVQSGDVLWLSAPAGDFTLDQEEARPLVLMSGGVGQTPLVSMLNTVTAANPQRRVIFIHAAQNGDVHALKQQVKELAERHPQVAVHVVYNKPTSRDRELQTYDKEGYIDLPWLKKVIPTTNAAFYFCGPVPFMRTVNGLLKELGVNSADIHYEFFGPAGSLETAEPAAQPQSQQQQHAKG is encoded by the coding sequence ATGCTAAACGATAAAACGATCCAAATCATCAAATCGACCGTGCCGGTGCTCGAAACTTATGGAACTGCGATTACCAAACGTTTCTACGAATTGTTGTTTACTCGTTATCCAGAGCTGCTGAACCTGTTCAATCACGCGAATCAGCGCCAGGGCAAGCAGCAGACGGCGCTTGCGAATGCGGTCTATGCAGCGGCGCTGCATATCGACAAGCTGGAGATGATTCTGCCGGCGGTGAAGCAGATCGCGCATAAGCACCGCAGCCTCGGCGTGAAGCCAGAGCAATATCCGATTGTTGGAGAAATGCTGCTTACGGCAATCAAAGATGTGCTTGGAGATGCGGCGACAGATGAAATTCTCGGAGCGTGGGCTGAAGCTTATGGCGTCATTGCGAATGTGTTCATTGAAGTAGAAGCAAGCATGTACGAGGCAGCGGAACAGCAGCAGGGCGGCTGGGCGGATTATCGGGCTTTCCGCGTGGAACGAAAGGTAGTCGAGAGCGACGTAATTACATCCTTCTACTTGGTACCTCAGGATGGAGGAGCTATGGCGACTTTTGAGCCGGGGCAGTATGTGAGTGTGAAGCTGGACATTCCGGGTGAAGCCAATACGCATATTCGCCAATACAGCTTATCCGACGCGCCAGGCAAGCCTTATTACCGAATTACGGTGAAGCGGGAAGAGGCACTCCAAGATAAACCTGCTGGAAAAGTATCCGTACATTTGCACGAGCAGGTTCAGTCCGGGGATGTGCTTTGGCTGTCGGCTCCGGCAGGCGACTTCACGCTTGATCAAGAGGAAGCTCGGCCGCTAGTCCTGATGAGCGGCGGGGTTGGCCAGACGCCGCTAGTCAGCATGCTGAATACAGTCACGGCTGCCAATCCACAGCGGAGAGTGATCTTCATTCATGCTGCTCAGAACGGCGACGTCCATGCGCTTAAGCAGCAGGTGAAGGAACTGGCTGAACGTCACCCGCAAGTAGCCGTCCACGTTGTGTACAATAAGCCGACGTCTCGTGACCGGGAGCTGCAAACTTACGACAAAGAAGGCTATATCGATCTTCCATGGCTTAAGAAAGTGATTCCGACGACGAATGCGGCATTCTACTTCTGTGGTCCCGTTCCGTTCATGCGGACGGTTAATGGCTTGCTCAAGGAGCTGGGGGTTAACAGCGCGGACATCCACTATGAGTTCTTCGGTCCGGCAGGCAGCTTGGAAACGGCAGAACCTGCCGCGCAGCCTCAGTCGCAGCAGCAGCAGCACGCAAAAGGGTAA
- a CDS encoding WecB/TagA/CpsF family glycosyltransferase: protein MDTINILGVPFSKRTMDDTVKLLQKQLASTDKPLFHLITANPEIVMAARTNAELRAIVQAADLITPDGIGVVLAARWQGDHVPERVTGYDMLVRLLEGAKNQPFSLYVVGADEETNAKAVGIIQERYQGVTIAGRHNGFFNAEQEAAIVADIEQKRPDMVIVALGAPGAEKWIYKHKSRIKAKVAFGVGGSLDVIAGKVKRAPVIWQKLNVEWLYRLLKQPSRWRRQLVLPKFALTILTSRKPR from the coding sequence ATGGATACCATTAATATTTTGGGCGTCCCGTTCTCGAAACGAACGATGGATGATACAGTGAAGCTGCTGCAGAAGCAGCTGGCGAGCACGGACAAGCCGTTGTTCCACTTAATTACGGCCAACCCGGAAATCGTGATGGCAGCAAGAACGAACGCGGAGCTGCGCGCGATTGTGCAAGCGGCAGACCTGATTACGCCGGACGGAATCGGTGTTGTGCTCGCTGCCAGATGGCAAGGTGACCATGTGCCGGAGCGGGTAACGGGCTATGATATGCTCGTTAGGCTGCTGGAAGGGGCGAAGAACCAGCCTTTCTCGCTGTACGTCGTCGGTGCGGATGAAGAGACGAACGCGAAGGCAGTAGGCATTATTCAAGAACGTTATCAGGGCGTCACAATCGCAGGACGACATAACGGCTTCTTCAATGCAGAGCAGGAAGCAGCGATTGTCGCGGATATCGAGCAGAAACGCCCGGATATGGTGATCGTGGCACTTGGCGCACCTGGCGCGGAGAAGTGGATTTATAAGCATAAGAGCCGGATTAAAGCAAAGGTTGCTTTTGGCGTTGGAGGCAGTCTCGACGTCATCGCCGGCAAAGTGAAGCGCGCGCCGGTTATTTGGCAGAAGCTCAATGTGGAGTGGTTATATAGGCTGCTCAAACAGCCGTCCCGCTGGCGCAGACAGCTCGTGCTGCCGAAGTTCGCGCTGACCATACTTACCTCGCGCAAACCGCGTTAA
- a CDS encoding stalk domain-containing protein: MPQVRWLKRSLAAVLLSASTALAVPAAMAAPVAVTTPAVVSASAITFQSQDIATVQMRHSDMTYVPLFGSRETDKASIKKVTDIMNRLMSKAEPDTESASLDSMAIFFSTKVNATLTDGNTFGILISGADKLYFDYAGNDYMAKDAAAVTELNKLLIAPDQTEYSTKKPQIGQPVHIKGNDAFSEQGILRLFINENGNFGGLTSASGVYYPSRQALLIYEAPITQGRYDFTFTMPAYGKALDGSLKPLSLGKRWIYYDTGSLASSTEMNVTAPAKPMLSINGIPVSNPAMQPVVQNGIMLLPMRALANALSWPINWDAAHKAALLGAVQPGSGALEKAGGGSLSVWVNGKQLTGAGSKPVLLHGAVYLPLRATAVAFGSAVDWTQAVRSANLTVKPLLIATDKYASDARKLAIAKSINAYVTALNGRDTVALKALFTKSREVQPPFEAIGQRLITSVKIDSFMDRPSGAMLAEVSFTYLFDPNAQQQGGRGIVFVQENGAWKISDVD, translated from the coding sequence ATGCCTCAGGTTAGATGGCTCAAGCGTAGCCTTGCCGCAGTACTCTTGTCAGCAAGCACTGCTCTCGCCGTACCTGCTGCTATGGCAGCGCCAGTTGCTGTAACAACGCCTGCTGTTGTCTCAGCGTCAGCAATAACTTTTCAATCACAGGATATTGCAACCGTTCAGATGAGACATTCCGATATGACCTATGTTCCATTATTCGGCTCGCGCGAGACTGACAAGGCTTCAATCAAAAAAGTGACGGATATTATGAACCGACTGATGAGCAAGGCTGAACCGGATACGGAATCGGCGTCGCTGGACAGCATGGCGATTTTTTTCTCAACCAAAGTGAATGCCACACTGACGGATGGTAACACATTCGGAATACTGATTAGCGGAGCGGATAAGCTATACTTCGACTATGCAGGCAACGACTACATGGCGAAGGACGCCGCAGCAGTGACTGAACTGAACAAGCTGCTTATTGCGCCGGACCAGACGGAGTACAGCACAAAGAAGCCTCAGATTGGGCAGCCTGTCCATATAAAAGGCAATGACGCTTTCAGCGAGCAAGGCATCCTACGCCTCTTTATCAATGAAAACGGGAACTTCGGCGGCTTAACTTCGGCTAGCGGCGTGTACTACCCTTCTCGCCAAGCGCTGCTCATCTACGAAGCGCCAATAACGCAAGGACGATATGACTTCACCTTCACGATGCCCGCCTATGGCAAAGCTTTAGACGGTTCGCTCAAACCGCTAAGCCTCGGCAAAAGGTGGATCTACTACGATACGGGCAGCTTAGCCAGTTCGACGGAGATGAATGTTACAGCACCGGCTAAGCCGATGCTATCCATTAACGGTATTCCGGTAAGCAATCCCGCGATGCAGCCCGTCGTTCAGAACGGCATCATGCTGCTGCCGATGCGGGCGCTCGCGAATGCGCTCAGTTGGCCGATTAATTGGGACGCCGCTCACAAAGCAGCTCTGCTCGGCGCAGTTCAGCCAGGCAGCGGGGCATTGGAGAAAGCTGGCGGAGGCTCGCTCTCCGTCTGGGTGAACGGGAAGCAGCTTACGGGGGCTGGCTCTAAGCCAGTGCTGCTGCACGGCGCGGTATATCTGCCACTGCGCGCTACGGCGGTGGCCTTCGGCAGCGCGGTCGATTGGACGCAAGCTGTACGCAGCGCCAACTTAACCGTGAAACCGCTGCTGATTGCGACGGATAAGTATGCTTCTGACGCGAGGAAGCTCGCCATTGCGAAGAGTATCAACGCTTATGTGACCGCGCTCAATGGCCGCGATACGGTTGCGCTGAAGGCGCTGTTCACGAAGAGCCGCGAGGTGCAGCCGCCTTTCGAAGCTATCGGGCAGCGACTCATCACGAGCGTGAAGATCGATTCGTTCATGGATCGTCCGAGCGGAGCAATGCTAGCTGAAGTGTCGTTCACGTACTTGTTCGACCCGAATGCCCAGCAGCAAGGCGGTCGAGGAATTGTATTCGTGCAAGAGAACGGCGCATGGAAGATCTCCGATGTTGACTAA
- a CDS encoding VOC family protein → MTKLRPYIYSDNAREQAGFYAEALGGEILSVQTYSEMPGASKDDDNGVMHLVLQAAGLLFYMADAGPVERGNGLDLTMEFETDEEAEAVFYKLADGGKIMMPLERMFWGTLFGRVMDRYGVRWQIATQAGSH, encoded by the coding sequence ATGACGAAGCTTCGTCCATACATTTATTCCGATAACGCAAGGGAGCAGGCGGGCTTCTACGCGGAGGCTCTCGGCGGCGAGATTCTTAGTGTTCAAACGTACAGCGAAATGCCTGGCGCATCGAAGGATGATGATAATGGCGTGATGCATCTTGTGCTTCAAGCGGCCGGATTGCTGTTCTATATGGCTGATGCAGGACCAGTTGAGCGCGGCAACGGGCTTGATCTGACGATGGAGTTTGAGACCGATGAAGAAGCAGAAGCCGTGTTCTACAAGCTGGCGGATGGCGGCAAAATCATGATGCCTCTCGAGCGCATGTTCTGGGGTACCCTGTTTGGTCGGGTGATGGACCGTTATGGCGTACGCTGGCAAATCGCAACGCAAGCCGGGAGTCATTAA